A stretch of the Teretinema zuelzerae genome encodes the following:
- the mazG gene encoding nucleoside triphosphate pyrophosphohydrolase, with the protein MNAELCGSFERLYETIKRLRGPGGCPWDIEQTPLSLRETLIEEAYETVEAITDGESGHVCEELGDVFLNAVMLGYMYEQEGSFTVAEALDGVSDKLIRRHPHVFGATEGFAGPDSAGRTDTAEKVLAQWDQIKRGIEGRTADSVLDEVSRGMPALERSHKLQKKAAKSGFDWASLDDIWPKVDEELAELRHAVSSGQAEAIEDELGDVLFAVVNLARRLKVDPGVALTRTNAKFTRRFKHVEKSMKAAGIPMTQDNLATMDRYWDEAKKMEKNKS; encoded by the coding sequence ATGAATGCCGAATTGTGCGGTTCCTTCGAGCGTCTCTACGAAACGATCAAACGCCTGCGCGGCCCGGGCGGCTGCCCCTGGGACATCGAGCAAACCCCGCTTTCCCTCCGCGAAACCCTCATCGAGGAAGCCTACGAAACCGTGGAAGCGATCACCGACGGCGAAAGCGGCCACGTGTGCGAGGAGCTCGGCGACGTATTCCTCAACGCGGTGATGCTCGGCTATATGTACGAACAGGAAGGATCCTTCACCGTCGCAGAAGCGCTGGACGGCGTTTCCGACAAGCTCATCCGCCGCCATCCCCACGTTTTCGGCGCGACCGAAGGCTTCGCCGGCCCCGACTCCGCCGGACGCACCGATACTGCGGAGAAGGTTCTCGCCCAGTGGGATCAGATCAAGCGCGGCATCGAAGGCCGCACCGCCGACTCGGTTCTCGACGAGGTTTCCCGGGGAATGCCCGCCCTCGAGCGGTCCCACAAGCTCCAGAAAAAGGCGGCCAAGTCCGGCTTCGACTGGGCTTCCCTCGACGACATCTGGCCCAAGGTCGACGAAGAGCTCGCCGAACTGCGCCATGCCGTTTCCTCAGGACAGGCGGAAGCGATCGAAGACGAACTGGGCGACGTCCTCTTTGCCGTCGTCAATCTCGCGCGCCGCCTCAAGGTCGATCCCGGAGTCGCCCTTACCCGGACGAACGCGAAGTTCACCCGCCGCTTCAAGCATGTCGAAAAATCCATGAAGGCCGCCGGAATCCCCATGACTCAGGACAATCTGGCGACGATGGACCGCTACTGGGACGAAGCCAAAAAAATGGAAAAAAATAAATCCTAA
- the pth gene encoding aminoacyl-tRNA hydrolase, whose amino-acid sequence MIQLVAFLGNHGKQYAGNRHNVAWQFAESLSFESSLSWQKKFRGKYASLSVEQNGERVQIHFLKPETFMNLSGEAIGEACSFYRLKPEQVLVVHDELELPLGTVSLKWSGGLGGHNGLRSTKTVLSTPDFWRLRFGIGRPPHPDVSSWVLSDFTADERISLSLVWPPAGDLLENVLANGPEAYLKEWAKKKITG is encoded by the coding sequence ATGATTCAACTTGTGGCTTTTTTGGGGAACCACGGAAAGCAGTACGCGGGCAACCGGCACAACGTCGCCTGGCAGTTCGCGGAGTCCCTTTCCTTCGAGTCGTCCCTGTCCTGGCAGAAGAAATTCCGCGGTAAATACGCCTCCCTCTCCGTCGAACAGAACGGCGAGCGCGTTCAGATCCACTTTTTGAAGCCGGAAACCTTCATGAACCTTTCCGGCGAGGCGATCGGGGAGGCGTGCTCCTTTTACCGGCTGAAACCCGAGCAGGTCCTGGTCGTCCACGACGAACTCGAACTTCCCCTGGGAACCGTGAGCCTCAAATGGTCCGGCGGCCTCGGGGGCCACAACGGCCTCCGCTCGACCAAAACCGTGCTCTCCACTCCGGACTTCTGGCGCCTCAGGTTCGGCATCGGCCGGCCACCGCATCCGGACGTCTCCTCGTGGGTGCTCTCGGATTTCACCGCGGACGAGCGCATCAGCCTGTCTCTCGTCTGGCCCCCCGCCGGAGACCTCCTGGAGAACGTTCTTGCGAACGGCCCGGAAGCGTATCTCAAGGAATGGGCGAAAAAGAAAATCACCGGTTGA
- a CDS encoding putative manganese-dependent inorganic diphosphatase: MKPNTHQRRVYIIGHRNPDTDSVVSAAAYAALKQAQGQADYHAARAGKPTPQTEYIFNRFKVPLPEFLADLVPKVAYHYKPNIRTIGEGTSLWEAMEVLEKNEIRALPVVDGEGRYHSLLHYSSFAQKILKMINPQQKTVIQTSIDLLSSVLHTQALVVRNEKEVRKSPIVIAAAEFDTFKEHLGAHIPANTIVITGNRKDIQEHAIESGVRALIITNGNMISKELRSRAEERDVSVLISPYDTASTALLIIYSMPVTCMSNAAVKPVSRNDTTRKVAPLLANSPGKSLPVVDDSGAVIGVISESDLYGDPNIELIMVDHNEQSQAIEGVEHYRILEIIDHHRLGNPPSREPITFINKPVGATSTIITTLYQEQRIPIRPEIASILLCGILADTLVLQSATTTQIDRSAAEYLSNITNLDIETLGKDLLNAASNISGRTEEDLIGQDMKEYAEGEYSFTVSQIEVEDPHEILGRKKAFIENLEARRQRGGHLFSALLVTDITELSSLLLVAGDSGFEQSMGLPKMEDSVYVLRDVVSRKKQLMPILSEITERFRDER, from the coding sequence ATGAAACCGAACACGCACCAAAGACGAGTGTACATTATCGGACACCGGAATCCGGACACCGATTCCGTCGTATCCGCGGCGGCCTACGCGGCCCTCAAGCAGGCTCAAGGCCAGGCGGATTACCACGCTGCCCGCGCCGGAAAGCCGACGCCCCAGACAGAGTATATCTTTAACCGATTTAAGGTCCCTCTGCCGGAGTTTCTGGCCGATCTCGTGCCGAAAGTCGCCTACCACTACAAGCCGAACATCCGCACCATCGGAGAGGGGACCTCGCTCTGGGAAGCGATGGAAGTTCTGGAAAAAAACGAGATACGCGCGCTGCCGGTAGTCGACGGCGAAGGCCGCTATCATTCTCTCCTCCATTACAGCTCCTTCGCCCAGAAAATCCTGAAGATGATCAACCCCCAGCAGAAGACGGTCATCCAGACGAGCATAGACCTCTTGTCCTCGGTGCTGCACACCCAGGCCCTCGTGGTCAGGAACGAGAAGGAAGTGCGCAAAAGCCCGATCGTAATCGCCGCCGCGGAGTTCGACACCTTCAAGGAGCACCTCGGAGCGCACATTCCCGCCAACACCATCGTCATCACCGGGAACCGGAAGGACATCCAGGAGCACGCGATAGAAAGCGGAGTGAGGGCCCTGATCATCACCAACGGGAACATGATCAGCAAGGAGCTCCGCTCCCGAGCGGAGGAACGGGACGTGTCCGTCCTCATCAGCCCATACGACACGGCTTCCACCGCCCTCCTGATCATCTACTCCATGCCGGTCACCTGCATGTCGAACGCGGCGGTCAAGCCGGTAAGCAGGAACGACACGACGCGCAAGGTCGCTCCGCTTCTGGCGAACTCTCCGGGGAAAAGCCTTCCGGTAGTGGACGACTCGGGCGCCGTCATCGGGGTGATCTCCGAGAGCGACCTCTACGGAGACCCCAACATCGAGCTGATAATGGTCGACCATAACGAGCAGAGCCAGGCGATCGAGGGAGTCGAGCACTATCGGATTCTCGAAATCATCGACCACCACCGGCTGGGAAATCCGCCGAGCAGGGAGCCCATCACCTTCATCAACAAGCCGGTCGGAGCGACGAGCACGATCATCACCACGCTGTACCAGGAACAGCGCATCCCCATCAGGCCGGAGATTGCGTCCATTCTGCTGTGCGGAATTCTCGCGGACACGCTCGTCCTGCAGTCCGCCACCACGACGCAGATCGACCGCTCGGCGGCAGAATACCTCTCGAACATCACCAATCTGGACATCGAAACGCTCGGCAAGGATCTGTTGAACGCCGCGAGCAACATCTCCGGCCGTACGGAAGAAGATTTGATCGGCCAGGATATGAAGGAATACGCCGAAGGCGAATACAGCTTTACCGTCAGCCAGATCGAAGTGGAAGACCCGCATGAAATACTCGGCAGAAAGAAGGCCTTCATCGAGAATCTGGAGGCGAGAAGACAGCGCGGAGGGCATTTGTTCAGCGCCCTGCTCGTAACGGACATCACCGAGCTTTCGAGCCTCCTCCTCGTGGCAGGGGACTCGGGATTCGAGCAGTCCATGGGGCTGCCGAAGATGGAGGATTCCGTCTACGTGCTGAGGGACGTGGTGTCGCGCAAAAAGCAGCTCATGCCGATTCTCTCTGAAATAACCGAACGGTTCAGGGACGAGCGATGA
- a CDS encoding RluA family pseudouridine synthase codes for MSERIEILFEDDWIVVARKPAGMLSVGYPGYRGKSAQDILTERYKNRGKIRIAVIHRLDRETSGIMVFAKTGEAKKRFMDSWQEIVTERTYRCVCVRARGAEPLSDSGTIDAPISYNAQDKGYVDKKGDPKAQRAVTRYRVIERGAERDLLECELETGRKNQIRVHMAHLGHPVSGDSLYGISSNEGGKDEQLALHARVLAFNHPFTGETLRFEDPEPAFFKTLAGGEPKKGAVKAGTAKVAPDARKLKGGAPSSRAPKERDAKRTEEIRPAAERTAEGKLRPRKGSGGSRFIPGK; via the coding sequence ATGAGCGAACGCATCGAAATCCTTTTCGAGGACGACTGGATCGTGGTCGCGCGGAAGCCTGCCGGAATGCTTTCTGTGGGGTATCCGGGATACCGGGGAAAAAGCGCTCAGGACATTCTCACCGAACGGTATAAAAACCGCGGGAAAATCCGCATCGCGGTGATTCATCGGCTGGACAGGGAGACGTCCGGCATTATGGTGTTCGCAAAAACCGGAGAAGCGAAAAAACGCTTCATGGACAGCTGGCAGGAAATCGTCACGGAGCGGACCTACCGGTGCGTGTGCGTTCGCGCGCGCGGAGCCGAGCCCCTGAGCGACTCGGGAACGATAGACGCACCGATTTCGTATAACGCCCAGGACAAGGGTTATGTAGATAAAAAGGGAGACCCCAAGGCTCAGCGGGCGGTGACCAGGTATCGGGTGATAGAACGCGGAGCAGAGAGGGATCTGCTGGAATGCGAACTTGAAACCGGAAGAAAAAACCAGATCAGGGTCCACATGGCGCATCTCGGCCATCCGGTATCCGGCGATTCTTTGTACGGAATCTCTTCGAACGAGGGCGGGAAGGACGAACAGCTTGCACTGCACGCCCGGGTGCTCGCCTTTAATCATCCGTTCACCGGCGAAACGCTCCGGTTCGAAGATCCGGAGCCGGCCTTTTTCAAAACGCTGGCAGGCGGAGAACCGAAGAAAGGCGCGGTAAAAGCCGGAACGGCGAAGGTTGCGCCGGACGCGCGCAAGCTGAAAGGCGGAGCGCCGAGCTCACGAGCGCCGAAAGAACGAGACGCAAAAAGGACTGAAGAAATCAGGCCGGCAGCCGAGCGGACCGCGGAGGGAAAGCTGCGGCCCCGAAAAGGCTCGGGCGGCAGCCGCTTCATCCCCGGCAAATAA
- a CDS encoding BMP family ABC transporter substrate-binding protein — MTHQGNRSHIALAAAVLAAAALLSSCAPKQKNADEASIAVFVPGVVSGSPVYEMLVSGVEKAVEKAAAGGRKVSLQIIEAGTKQSEWGTRLTSLAAEKKYSLIISSNPSLPEIIAPVSEQFPDQRFLILDAWYEGNPKMATVRYNQREQAYLSGYMAALASSSSMQYANPQKKIGLIAGQEYPAMNGIILPAFLEGAKAVDPGFDVDFRVVGNWYDAARGAELARAMKDSGVDVIMPISGGANQGVISAARELGFYVAWFDDNGYAKAPGYVVSSSVMEQERLAEEQTSAWLEGKLVFGTASTVGMKEGYISFVLDDPLYEEHVPAELRDKQRALVSRLESGELVLGSE; from the coding sequence ATGACACACCAGGGAAATAGATCGCATATAGCTCTTGCCGCGGCCGTTCTTGCCGCGGCCGCTCTTCTTTCTTCATGCGCGCCGAAACAGAAAAATGCGGACGAGGCTTCGATTGCCGTTTTCGTTCCCGGCGTCGTGTCGGGCAGCCCGGTGTACGAGATGCTCGTTTCCGGCGTGGAAAAAGCCGTGGAGAAAGCCGCTGCGGGCGGACGGAAGGTCTCGCTCCAGATAATCGAAGCCGGCACCAAGCAATCCGAATGGGGAACGAGGCTCACCTCTCTCGCAGCGGAAAAGAAATACTCGCTCATCATTTCCTCGAACCCCTCGCTTCCGGAAATCATAGCCCCTGTTTCCGAACAGTTTCCCGACCAGCGCTTCCTGATTCTGGACGCCTGGTACGAGGGGAATCCTAAGATGGCGACCGTCAGATACAACCAGAGGGAGCAAGCCTATCTTTCCGGCTACATGGCGGCCCTTGCGAGCTCATCTTCCATGCAGTACGCAAATCCCCAAAAAAAGATCGGCCTCATCGCCGGTCAGGAATATCCGGCCATGAACGGCATCATCCTTCCGGCCTTCCTCGAGGGAGCGAAAGCCGTGGATCCCGGCTTCGATGTGGATTTCCGCGTCGTGGGAAACTGGTACGACGCTGCGAGAGGAGCCGAGCTCGCCCGCGCGATGAAGGATTCCGGCGTAGACGTGATAATGCCGATCAGCGGAGGCGCGAATCAGGGAGTAATATCGGCTGCCCGAGAGCTCGGCTTTTACGTAGCGTGGTTCGACGACAACGGCTACGCGAAGGCACCCGGCTACGTAGTCTCGAGCTCGGTGATGGAACAGGAGCGGCTTGCCGAAGAGCAGACATCCGCATGGCTTGAAGGAAAGCTCGTCTTCGGGACGGCTTCCACCGTCGGCATGAAGGAAGGCTACATCAGCTTCGTGCTGGACGATCCCCTGTACGAGGAGCATGTTCCCGCGGAACTCCGAGACAAGCAGAGAGCCCTCGTATCCCGCCTCGAGTCGGGAGAATTAGTCCTCGGCTCGGAATGA
- a CDS encoding ATP-binding cassette domain-containing protein: protein MKRAELQNIRKTFHTPAGPGFPAESFQALGGVDIVFHPGEIHALLGENGAGKSTLVHILSGLYQPTSGCVRIGGRDFCFTSPSQALSAGVAMVHQQPLLSDELTVLENTLLGVPGFFLSKKKALRTYAELQKLWNISLDPETQARTLTQADRLRAALLAAVYRNPDFLILDEPSSVFSPEERDAFFESLRAAAERGMGIILITHRIGEAVRWSHRISVLRKGELIYSSNPEGGEQPTVELISALLSGEEDLPGTGQAKKNEHSKNDAAQTGIGFSVEGLSLNPRNRQPLREIAFTAKAGSITAIEGLAGSGLDVLEDALTGMLTAEAGVFRVGGREIQAAKANARLLRKEGVAMVPSDRSFRGSHPALPVRDIAAPALPLAGIIDLDAIDSFAGKILDSESIPARSKRAAGSLSGGQLQRIILAREIARKPKVLILSRPEWGLDISSTARLQKTLTEEAREGTTIIVLTDNPEAFDENGFFDARYTLSDGRLS, encoded by the coding sequence ATGAAACGGGCTGAATTACAAAACATACGCAAAACATTCCATACGCCCGCGGGCCCCGGATTCCCGGCGGAATCGTTTCAGGCCCTGGGAGGAGTGGATATTGTATTCCACCCCGGGGAAATCCACGCGCTGCTGGGCGAAAACGGAGCGGGAAAATCGACCCTTGTGCATATTCTCTCCGGACTCTATCAACCGACGAGCGGATGCGTGCGCATAGGCGGCAGGGATTTCTGCTTCACCTCGCCCTCGCAGGCCTTGTCGGCAGGCGTGGCGATGGTGCATCAACAGCCGCTTCTTTCAGACGAACTGACTGTGCTGGAAAACACCCTTCTCGGAGTTCCTGGGTTTTTCCTTTCCAAAAAGAAAGCTCTTCGCACGTACGCAGAACTCCAGAAGCTCTGGAACATCTCGCTCGATCCGGAAACGCAGGCCCGGACGCTGACTCAGGCTGACCGCCTGAGAGCGGCTCTCCTCGCGGCCGTATATCGGAATCCGGATTTTCTCATACTCGACGAACCTTCGAGCGTTTTCAGCCCCGAGGAGCGCGATGCGTTCTTCGAATCATTGCGCGCCGCGGCAGAGCGGGGAATGGGCATCATATTGATCACCCATCGCATCGGCGAAGCGGTACGCTGGAGCCACCGGATATCGGTGCTCAGAAAGGGAGAACTCATTTATTCGTCGAATCCGGAGGGCGGCGAGCAGCCGACGGTCGAGCTTATTTCGGCCTTACTCTCCGGCGAAGAGGACTTGCCCGGAACAGGTCAAGCGAAGAAAAACGAACATTCGAAAAACGACGCTGCACAGACAGGAATCGGCTTTTCCGTCGAGGGACTGTCCCTGAATCCTCGGAACCGGCAGCCGCTTCGGGAAATAGCTTTTACCGCGAAAGCCGGCTCGATCACCGCGATAGAAGGACTCGCCGGAAGCGGACTCGATGTTCTCGAAGACGCGCTCACCGGCATGCTGACGGCCGAGGCGGGGGTATTCCGGGTCGGCGGCCGGGAAATTCAGGCGGCTAAAGCGAACGCGCGGCTGCTGAGAAAAGAGGGCGTCGCAATGGTTCCCTCGGACAGAAGCTTCAGAGGCTCGCATCCTGCTCTGCCGGTTAGGGATATCGCCGCGCCGGCCCTTCCGCTTGCGGGAATAATCGATCTGGATGCAATCGATTCCTTCGCCGGGAAAATCCTCGACTCGGAATCTATCCCGGCCCGGAGTAAGCGCGCGGCGGGAAGCCTGTCCGGCGGCCAGCTGCAGCGGATCATTCTCGCAAGGGAAATCGCTCGAAAACCCAAGGTACTGATTCTTTCGAGGCCCGAATGGGGACTCGACATCTCGAGCACGGCCCGGCTTCAAAAGACTCTCACGGAAGAAGCCCGGGAAGGGACGACGATTATCGTTTTGACAGACAATCCGGAAGCCTTCGATGAAAACGGCTTCTTCGACGCCCGATATACCCTTTCCGACGGGAGGCTGTCTTGA
- a CDS encoding ABC transporter permease subunit, whose protein sequence is MKRALIPILAFLSAIAAIIVVLSLSSPRPVDSLQAFFAGPFSSPWHLGVLLDRTALLLLAALGASAALKAGAFNLGGEAQIYAPALLTAALLAPGGNPDFARLMPAAAFAAAIGLGALLGGIPGILRARRGTSELLTSFLLSAAVVPVVDYLIQGPLRDPERNLLATRAIARQWRVGDLLPGLQANIFLPFSLLLAALLFFFLRNTAPGFRYRLTGTAPEFSRSLGYPARLIPAAGMALSGAFHGAAGFAAVTGTWFMCHTGLTAGMGWSALAVALIARANPLAAAAAAFLYAWLETASETALLSSRFSFDSASLVQGLIFLVVSARTLKLPSFFREFKPKKARAHD, encoded by the coding sequence TTGAAACGAGCGCTCATCCCCATCCTCGCCTTTCTTTCTGCCATCGCCGCGATTATCGTCGTATTAAGCCTTTCGTCGCCCCGGCCGGTCGATTCCCTGCAGGCGTTTTTCGCCGGCCCGTTCTCCTCGCCCTGGCATCTGGGAGTTCTGCTTGACCGAACTGCCCTCCTGCTGCTCGCCGCCCTCGGAGCCTCGGCCGCCCTCAAGGCGGGGGCCTTCAATCTCGGCGGCGAAGCGCAGATCTACGCTCCGGCCCTGCTTACCGCAGCCCTCCTCGCTCCGGGAGGCAACCCTGATTTCGCTCGCCTCATGCCGGCGGCGGCCTTTGCCGCGGCGATAGGACTCGGCGCACTCCTGGGAGGAATCCCCGGAATCCTCCGCGCCCGCCGGGGAACCAGCGAACTGCTCACTTCGTTTCTTCTTTCGGCTGCGGTCGTGCCGGTAGTGGATTACCTTATCCAGGGGCCGCTCCGCGATCCCGAGAGGAATCTTCTCGCCACACGAGCGATCGCCCGCCAATGGCGCGTCGGAGATCTCCTCCCGGGTCTTCAGGCGAACATATTCCTTCCGTTTTCTCTCCTGCTCGCCGCGCTCTTGTTCTTCTTTTTGCGGAACACGGCTCCGGGCTTCCGCTACAGGCTGACCGGAACCGCTCCCGAATTCTCCCGCTCGCTCGGATACCCTGCCCGGCTGATCCCGGCCGCGGGAATGGCTCTTTCGGGAGCCTTCCACGGAGCAGCCGGCTTTGCGGCGGTTACGGGAACCTGGTTCATGTGTCATACGGGGCTTACCGCCGGAATGGGCTGGAGCGCTCTCGCCGTCGCCCTCATAGCGCGGGCGAATCCGCTTGCGGCAGCAGCCGCGGCCTTTCTCTACGCCTGGCTGGAAACCGCGTCGGAAACCGCCCTTCTTTCGTCCCGGTTCAGCTTCGATTCTGCCTCTCTGGTCCAGGGACTCATCTTCCTGGTGGTCTCGGCGCGAACCCTGAAGCTGCCGTCGTTTTTCCGCGAATTCAAACCGAAAAAGGCTCGCGCACATGACTGA
- a CDS encoding ABC transporter permease subunit yields the protein MTEILSAVLASSAPLLFAALGALATEYAGVLAVFMDGAINLAAFICIAVTASTGSPLAGFAAAAAGTIVFVGAAALYTEATGANPFLTGLSLNLFSAGITSLLSTLVFGTRGVVPLPFSGEAEYIAFSAGLRQFAFPAALAAAVLMAFFFHNTKPGAALRASGSSPRVLEARGLHPDRYRVFSWMIAAVFAALAGTALSLPLGAWVPNVSSGRGWTALAAVYLGLRNPLGCVLAALLFSAAEYAANILQGTGQVSGTLILGLPYALALAVFILKRKDLGTQTT from the coding sequence ATGACTGAGATTCTTTCTGCCGTACTCGCCTCTTCCGCCCCGCTTCTTTTCGCCGCCCTCGGCGCCCTCGCGACCGAATACGCGGGCGTGCTTGCCGTGTTCATGGACGGCGCGATCAACCTTGCGGCCTTCATCTGCATCGCGGTAACCGCGTCGACCGGTTCGCCTCTTGCCGGATTCGCCGCCGCGGCTGCCGGCACGATCGTCTTCGTCGGAGCGGCCGCCCTCTATACCGAGGCGACCGGAGCCAATCCCTTCCTCACCGGTTTGTCGCTGAACCTTTTTTCCGCGGGGATAACATCCCTCCTGTCGACGCTCGTTTTCGGCACGCGGGGAGTCGTCCCCCTGCCCTTCTCCGGCGAGGCGGAGTACATCGCCTTTTCCGCAGGCCTCAGGCAGTTCGCCTTTCCGGCCGCGCTGGCGGCCGCCGTCCTCATGGCCTTCTTCTTCCATAACACGAAACCCGGCGCCGCCCTGCGAGCCTCGGGAAGCTCTCCGAGGGTTCTGGAAGCCCGCGGACTCCATCCTGACCGCTACCGCGTCTTTTCCTGGATGATAGCGGCCGTATTCGCCGCTCTGGCGGGAACCGCTCTCAGCCTGCCGCTGGGGGCCTGGGTGCCGAACGTCAGCTCTGGCCGCGGCTGGACGGCCCTCGCCGCGGTATATCTCGGACTCCGCAACCCGCTCGGATGCGTGCTCGCGGCGCTGCTTTTCTCCGCGGCCGAATACGCGGCGAACATCCTTCAGGGAACCGGGCAGGTTTCCGGAACCCTCATATTGGGACTCCCCTACGCCCTCGCCCTGGCGGTTTTTATCCTGAAAAGAAAGGACCTCGGAACTCAAACAACGTAA
- the lysS gene encoding lysine--tRNA ligase — protein sequence MEKAQLSHWADQTADKIIRERGDLDSYTCASGITPSGTVHIGNFREIISVDLVVRALRARGKNVRFIYSWDDYDVFRKVPVNMPNQDVLEKHLRYPITMVPDPFERDESYARHHEVDVETILPAVGIKPEFLYQASRYRAHLYADGMKLAMNSRAKIKECLNHYRDDAHKIPESEEYWPVAMFCEKCNRDTTTIEGWDGDWGLEYSCECGNRETVDLRKTKGAKLGWRVDWPMRWAHENTVFEPAGKDHHSHGGSFDTAKLVSEQVFGWNPPVTFRYDFIGIKGTPGKMSSSKGKVVDLYDVLRVYQPEVVRYLFAGTRPNTEFVISFDLDVIKIYEDFDKTERIAWGAEKAKNDDVFAKERRIYELSQVGELPSCISYQVPFRHLCNLLQTASGDIEAVIASLPGVEEAQIDRLRTRARCAWYWITECSPEDFRFALRLDGSKAALEGAELEAVRKLRDEVVPKMDGVDEKALSELCYAVATECGIEAKALFTATYQALIAKDQGPRLASFMKIIGRERLEKILAGY from the coding sequence ATGGAAAAGGCTCAACTATCGCATTGGGCGGATCAAACCGCCGACAAGATCATACGGGAGCGGGGCGATCTCGACTCTTACACCTGCGCGTCCGGAATCACTCCTTCCGGAACGGTTCATATCGGCAACTTCCGGGAGATCATCTCCGTCGACCTCGTTGTGCGGGCTCTGCGCGCGCGCGGAAAAAACGTGCGCTTCATATATTCATGGGACGATTACGACGTGTTCCGAAAAGTTCCGGTCAACATGCCGAATCAGGACGTGCTGGAAAAGCATCTGCGCTATCCGATCACCATGGTTCCCGATCCCTTCGAGCGCGACGAAAGCTACGCCCGCCATCACGAGGTGGACGTGGAGACCATCCTTCCCGCAGTCGGAATCAAGCCCGAATTCCTCTATCAGGCAAGCCGCTACCGCGCGCATCTGTACGCGGACGGCATGAAGCTCGCCATGAATTCCCGCGCGAAGATCAAGGAATGCCTCAACCACTACCGCGACGACGCCCATAAAATCCCCGAATCCGAGGAATACTGGCCGGTCGCGATGTTCTGCGAAAAATGCAACCGCGACACCACGACCATCGAAGGCTGGGACGGCGACTGGGGCCTTGAATATTCGTGCGAATGCGGCAACCGGGAGACGGTAGACCTCCGCAAGACCAAGGGCGCGAAGCTCGGCTGGCGCGTCGACTGGCCTATGCGCTGGGCGCATGAAAATACTGTATTCGAGCCCGCCGGAAAGGACCACCACTCCCACGGCGGCTCCTTCGACACGGCAAAGCTCGTTTCCGAGCAGGTATTCGGCTGGAACCCGCCGGTCACCTTCCGCTACGATTTCATCGGCATCAAGGGAACTCCGGGAAAGATGTCCTCGTCGAAGGGCAAGGTTGTCGACCTGTACGACGTGCTGCGCGTGTATCAGCCGGAGGTCGTCCGTTATCTTTTCGCGGGAACCCGGCCCAATACGGAATTCGTCATCAGCTTCGACCTCGACGTCATCAAGATTTACGAGGATTTCGACAAAACCGAACGCATTGCCTGGGGCGCGGAAAAGGCCAAGAACGACGACGTCTTCGCCAAGGAACGCCGCATTTACGAGCTTTCTCAGGTGGGCGAACTGCCGTCCTGCATTTCCTATCAGGTGCCCTTCCGCCATCTGTGCAACCTTCTGCAGACGGCGAGCGGAGACATCGAAGCGGTGATCGCGTCGCTCCCCGGCGTCGAGGAAGCCCAGATCGACCGGCTCCGCACCCGCGCCAGGTGCGCCTGGTACTGGATTACCGAGTGCTCTCCGGAGGATTTCCGCTTCGCTCTCCGCCTCGACGGCTCGAAGGCCGCCCTTGAAGGAGCCGAGCTCGAGGCAGTGCGAAAGCTTCGAGACGAGGTGGTGCCGAAGATGGACGGCGTCGACGAAAAGGCCCTGTCCGAGCTTTGCTACGCCGTAGCGACGGAATGCGGAATCGAAGCGAAAGCCCTTTTTACCGCGACCTATCAGGCTCTCATCGCAAAGGATCAGGGCCCCCGGCTTGCCTCGTTCATGAAAATAATCGGACGCGAGCGGCTGGAAAAGATTCTCGCCGGATATTGA
- the ppnP gene encoding pyrimidine/purine nucleoside phosphorylase, whose protein sequence is MDAFENVTAVKKANVYFGGKVTSRTILFPSGEKKTLGIMLAGDYEFSTGNAEIMEVLSGSMDVLLPGETEWKTFAAGTSYTVKADSSFKLRVPEIADYCCSYLPR, encoded by the coding sequence ATGGATGCATTTGAAAACGTAACCGCGGTCAAAAAGGCGAACGTATATTTCGGCGGAAAGGTCACCAGCAGAACCATTCTCTTTCCCTCGGGCGAGAAAAAAACCCTGGGAATCATGCTCGCCGGCGACTACGAGTTCTCCACCGGCAACGCCGAAATAATGGAAGTGCTCTCAGGATCGATGGACGTTCTTCTTCCGGGCGAAACCGAGTGGAAAACCTTCGCCGCGGGAACCTCCTATACGGTGAAAGCCGATTCGTCCTTCAAGCTCCGCGTCCCTGAAATCGCCGACTACTGCTGCTCCTACCTTCCCCGGTAA